The nucleotide sequence gaaagaaaattgttGATGAGATATGTTGTCATTTTCAGTGCTTGCCTATAACTATTGATGTGGGGACAAACAATGAGAAGTTGTTGAATGATGAATTTTACATTGGGCTCAGACGAAGGAGGGCAACTGGGCAGGTTGGAATTTTATTCTGTAACATGCTAGTTTTAACAGCCCCAGCCAACTATAGTGTTATGATGCTGCGGGTTTCTGAAATGCTAATCTGCTTTCATGTCCCCCTCTCTAGGAATATGCTGAACTAATGCATGAATTTATGTCTGCGGTCAAGCAAAATTATGGAGAGAAAGTTCTCATTCAGGTTATTCACTCGTCCTGAATTTGAAGGCGTGTATTTATCTGTTTTTTCCATAGTTTTTTACTTCTCGGTTTGATCTGTATCATGCAGTTTGAAGACTTTGCAAACCATAATGCTTTTGATCTGCTTGCAAAGTATGGCTCTTCACATCTTGTCTTCAATGATGACATACAGGTAATTGATGGAGGTTATTTGTaaaacttttattattatttgtttctttttttggctTTGTCTTTCTAAGTATTAATGTGCGTGTGTATGGTTCCGGTGTTGGTAAAGGcatttctaatatatttttgccttttattttttcaggGAACAGCATCTGTGGTCCTTGCAGGGCTTATGGCATCATTAAAGTTAGTGGGGGGAACATTGGCTGAGCATACATTTCTATTCCTCGGAGCAGGAGAGGTAtgcattttaatatatttgtctGATGTCTTCTTATTTGTGATTCTTACATAACTAAAACTTTGGGGTAAATTTTAAACTTGTAAAAAAGtgattcttatattttgtttttgttcccACTTCCATCTCTTTGTTGGTGCAGGCTGGCACTGGGATTGCAGAACTTATAGCACTTGAGATATCGAAACAGGTAAGAACTTGCATGTTTCTCTTTCAGTTTCTGGAAAGCTGGTTACAAAACTAATACCACATGGTATCTTATGCCTTATTTTTTGTGCAGACTGGGGCCCCATTAGAAGAATGCCGAAAGAAAATTTGGCTTGTTGACTCGAAGGTATAAGAGGATCATTGTGTTGATTTCTCTCTATCTTGTTAATTTCTGTTCTTTAAAGAcaagtctttcttttcttggTGTGAGCAGGGATTGATTGTAAGCTCCCGCTTAGAATCACTTCAACATTTCAAAAAACCATGGGCCCATGAACATGAACCTGTCGGAGAATTCGTTGATGCTGTTAAGGTGTGAATTCTATCCTCTACTGCCTTGTTTCTCCTAGAGTAAATGGTCTTTGGTTGTATTCACACACCTGTGATGCTTTCCAGGCAATTAAACCAACGGTGTTGATAGGATCATCAGGAGCAGGAAGAACATTTACTAAAGAAGTAATTGAGGCTATGGCATCCTTCAATGAGGTTCtgcatttgtatttttgttctttatagTCAATGTTATTTGTTTGGTTGTGGAGACCTTATTCCAATAGGAAGACCTGATGGTGTTGCGAATGAATGACATGCAGAAACCGGTCATTCTTGCTCTCTCCAATCCAACGTCACAATCTGAATGTACTGCTGAAGAAGCTTACAAGTGGAGTCAGGTAATACAAATATTCAGCATCTATGTCTAATACGGCTATATGCAAAAACATTACATCGATGAGGTGAATTTTGCTCTTTTTCAGATTATGGTTCTCAGCTTATTAATCTGTTCCTTCTTGTTGCCTTCAGGGCCGTGCCATTTTTGCAAGCGGGAGCCCATTTGGCCCAGTTGAATATGACGGGAAGGTTTATTTGTCTGGCCAGGTAATACGACTTCTTTCGACTAATTTTAATCACTGTCGTTGAAACCTTTAAGACTGGCTTCTGTATCCACAAATTTActagtttatttttttcattcagGCAAATAATGCATACATTTTCCCTGGGCTTGGGCTTGGTTTGATAATCTCTGGTGCAATACGCGTTCATGATGACATGCTTCTGGCAGCCTGTAAGTGCATTGAAAACTTGTCCTCTTTAACATACAATGTTGAAAACCAAGAGTTTAAACAAGATAAACAATGAGCTTGCTGGCTTCTTCATTCCTCCATCTCCCCTCATTCTCGACCCATGTTTTTGAAGTAAGGGCGGGCCTAAGGCTATGGGCTTCTATTTTGTTTGATCGGACTTCCTATGTGTCGAGATTTCCAACTTTGGTTTGTTGGAATTTGATGTTGAAGTGGATGttaatttctattatttcaaTCATAATCCATGGTTTTAATTTGTAACATTGTTGGGTTTCTGGGACAGCCGAAGCTCTAGCAGCTCAGGTTTCGCAGGAGAACTTCGACAAGGGTCTCATATACCCGCCATTCACGAATATCAGAAAGATTTCTGCCCACATTGCTGCCGAGGTGGCTGCTAAAGCTTATGAACTGGGTGAGCTCCTGCCCCTGCCCCTTTACACTATTCAAATTTGCACATCTTCATTTCTATAACTGCTTGTCATCCTTTCTTGCGATTGTGTATTAGGTTTGGCTACTAATCTCCCTCGACCGCGGGACCTGGTTGCACATGCAGAGAGCTGCATGTACAGCCCCAAATATCGAAGCTATCGGTGAACCCACCGGCCTATTTTGTCTCTCTGGAAAACCATTTTAAAGCTATTTGTCAtgtcaattttcagttttccgTTCTCAGGTTAAATTGCCctcttctccccctttttttgtttgttgaatACGTTTGAAGCCCATTTTGGGTTCACAAAAGTGTTGTGtactagaagaagaagatgaagaagaagaagaagaagaaaatcataCAGAAATACTAAGGGAAGTTAGAGACTGTAACATTTTGTTGTTAGCTTATTATTACTAAGCATAATATACTTTTTaccatatattaattaattagaatattttGGTGTCATCTTCTCGTTGATTGGTGTATCTTTTCAGGTTTTTATATGATAGCAACTCTAAGTCAATTTGAAGATTCTGCTGTGGATTAATAGcagaaacaaaaaatgaagttaTGGCCAGATTAACCAAAAGCATTTTTTTATAGATGTGCTTATGTGGACGTGTTAAGCGGGCCGTGTCAGTATGCCCAGTTCTTGAAATGTGCCGGGTTGTGTTGTCCCGACCTATAGGCCCAACCCCATTTGGCCCCgttttggttttttaattaatttaaaaaacataaaaatataatatgctcAATAATTACTCAATTTATAAGCATAACGTGAAGCTAGCAGcttgtaaatatataaaatttcaaataatacgCGAGTTGATATAATAATATGTCTAAAGCtctattaactaataataaagtaacaaagtATATTGTATTTACAAATAATGAGTTAGCAAGCAATTGAAGTGCAGATGCTGTTTGGGTCTTTTACTCTTTGGTGGATTCGTGTGGGGGGGTGGTTTCCTGCTCGATACTGACTCAATGATTTTATTATGTGAGTTTCTAAATTATCCTAATTTTAAATCATCTGATGCATTCACCCAATTTTTAGGCTGTATTTTGGAGAGATTTAGTAATGGAATTGAACGGAATAAATTACAAATGAGTAGTAGAAATAAACTCGAATAGTTGTTGGCCGAGACCCAAAGACACTTTGAAAATGATTTAGTAGTAGTAGCCAGGCCAATCTGTCCATTCACATTGACAAGTATCTAAAGCAATTCCATCCTTAAAGGAAGTCAATGCTACTGCTTCGCGTGTCAAACTTCTCCCCAACGCGAGGTACCTAGCTAGAAGTCTTACCTACTTTTGGCTGCCTCACATTAATGATGTCGATGTTaatgaaatttaatatatatatatatatatattaatgatttGCACCATTATATGTTTAACATTTTTGTTCGGTTGGTGTTTGGTAActaatatataagaaaaaaaatattagatataaaaaatattttagatgtttatttttttcaacatgtttattaaatttatctgaaaaaactCTCGCATAACCTTTTATctaactttttttaaataaatttatctaactccttttagataaatttatctgatatgTTACagataaattcaaattattCTTATACCTTTTATAAGATAATTAgtgtcatttaatatatttttaaaatttaaatttattaagttatttttacaattaggttggtttaaaaaaacttatttatttaaatcttataattaatgtcatttactcatttaatatatttttaaattgccataaattttggaaattttaaaaatttaaatgacattattcctttcaccaatttttaaaatttaaatgtccctctctctctctatatattttcttatctcATACATATCCTTTTcatagattttttaaattattatattcaattttatatttcattatctattatgaaaatatgttttgataatttttaattatctaagtgaaattattgtaattccatcaataattatttctaccaagtctttttagaatttatttttgaacatagatttagaaaataaaatattaattttaattttaattttttgacaaCTCAcgttaatcataaaatattattttaatcataaattttttgttCATGTTAATATAcagttttgaatgaatttggtaatagagatattttgaccaaaaaaaaataatttcttatcttagtacttatcatatgcattgataaatatatagagaaaaaaaaagtacaattattagtgaatttcaaaaaatttaacaaacagtctaatagaaatcttagaatactttttaattttatcttgactattccatatcttgattcaGAAAGTATtcaaacttatcttgatactttcttatcttgctcattttaacaaacgctaccaaATTATATACCTTAATTCATGAAACtctgttttgaatatttttcacTGTCTTCTTACTCaagaagaattaattaattcaatattAACCCAAGCGTTGTACTCCTTCAATAAAGTAAAGGTTCATTTAGCCAACTTAAAAATATCAAGACGCTTGATGACAATCGTGACAGTCCCAAGTTATCTAATCTCTATTTTAGtaacatatatgtataagtGCTGGTAAAATACATTAGTATATTGTCAAATTGTATACACATTAGTTGActtatacatgcatatatatttcaAGTAGTTGATGAATCCATTTTAGACTGGCAACAATTCTCAGTACTAAGACTCTGAATTCAACTGCTTATACAAATCGTGTAAAAAGTGTACCAAGAAGTTGAACACATTCTTCTGTACGTGTAAAATGTGGAAAATCTTCTTATTACGGGCTGCCAGCTCCAAAGGGGACATTGAAAACTTTACAAGCAGCATGATGCATGGGATGCGAAGAACAAAGTGAACAAGACGAGACAGTCAAACAGTGAAGAAGATGATTGATTATTTGGATGTTACTTTCGTGACATCTGTGCTGTTGTGGGATTTGTTTTTGCGATATATACTTACTGATGCTGCAATTGACACTGTCATAAAATGGCCCTGGTATTATTAGTACAATGTTTTTGACTTGAATAGGATATTAATGAAGAATGTCTAAAAGCAACGGCTTGGAAAAAGGGATGTTCATGTTAAGGAATGACATCCAAGAGAACGTGACTTCTCCATTGGAAGATTGTGCATTATACTACGTACCCCACGAGAGGTCCAATATTATATGAAGATATTAGGGCTGTTAATATGCCTACTTTGCACTGGGTTTGTTTGATGatgacaaataatatatatattgatgtaataaCTAAAGTAGATTTTGTTGTAAACTAAGTGGTATTTCAAATGGTCTATAGTGTCTTTTGTCAAGCATTTGACTTGACTGGATAgaaacttttcttcttctttttagaTACATTGAATCATATAGGCTTATGACACTTGTGAAAGAATTGGGTCTTGTGTGCGTGAGATTGGACTAATCAAGGGCCCATCCCCTTGGAGCAAAAATTGCaattttttgttagttttcttttttcttttatagaaTTTGTCTTAAACTAGTCTTACTTGAGAAGAGAAAGGAGAGGTTTCTATTTGAACCAGTCTTCTCACTTTCCAATTTTCTCTCAACGTTACCATTTCTTGCCTATAAAAGCAACCTCTTACTACACTTGTAACATACAAAAAACTATTAGTCATTTCAATCATTCCTCCTGCCGTTACTCTGTTGGATTCATCTCTAGAATCTTTTTGCTCTTTTTGACTCCAAAACTCGTGAGTGCATAGGAGTTTTGGAAGAGTTTGTTGTATCATAGGGAATAACTACCTTAACATTTGCACCATTTATTGAGGGGTGAAAATTATCCTTAACCCCGATAACGTTTACTGTCACACCTTAAACTTTGTACATTTACTATCCACCCTTATCGAGTGTCGAGTTTTTTCAACATTCTTAAGGATAAATATGGATGCCTCTTTTCACATTGCTACCATCAGTCGTGCTTTCACCGATCATGCCCATGTCGTTGCCGCTTGACAGGCTAATTCTATCCCGCAAGTGGACGAATCGCGACAAGTAATacagtgatgaatagagtgtcgtacccacgaggactaacttttgacgtttactctaattgatttaaccttaacctaacacacacattaacaaagacttcaactgtaatgaaaactaatttactaataaaagatgcaatcaaaacaatttctttgattcaaaaaaaactctcaaagttaaggcactagggtttgtgaatccaccgtcggccttctatgatttaattattcattactcgggttgtaacatcccgttcgagcgataggaagattcggaataacttaccctgatgggcctacaggaacttcccaagggggtcacccatccctggattaccccaggttaagcacgcttaacttgggagttctttgccaacattcagcccaaaaagtatccagctggtgttgtttccttccttgcactatcctcgatatatactaacttctctgggctctcggggtattacattctcccccccttgagcacatgacgtcctcgtcatgcgaccttacaaccggtcccagatctccccccgtgcatggctgatgtgggattcgcctaaagtgcctacacgcaccccccataggggcctcacaccCCCCTCGGGTCTCAGCCTCCTcgttgaggtttgccccaccaccgcgctcagaggctcgggggtcggctctgataccatttgtaacatctcgttcgagcgataggaagatctagaacaacttaccctgatgggcctacacgaacttctcaggggggtcacccatctctggattaccccaggttaagcacgcttaacttgggagttctttgccaacattcagcccaaaaggtatccagctggtgttgtttccttccttacactatcctcgatatatactaacttctctaggctctcggggtattacacgggtcttgctattccttatcttaggttgaaaatcgatgatccaattacaaccaaaagcctctctcgatggtcattcgattctatgtatatatatgagattaactatctctaatcaaccttcgaacatataaacatgcattcaatcacgaagatcatcacaaaaatgatttcatagggcataacggtatctctacctattataggaccctacgttgtttgttaccatgtctaatccatattgaatctctcgaaagcaacacaaatcacaaatacgtttcaatggtgatcaaacatcaaaacgacattataaacataacaaacaatcaacccgaatgaataaGGAAATAACAAACCGAgcaactttaaatcaaaccattagaagtcgagatttcatcattcaccctagttaGAAACACTTAGCTATGCATGCTCTCaatcaaaggaaaaagaaaagagttggaatccatagcaaagaattgagaaaaaaaagaaaagaaaagaaaaatacaacccaagagtaGTCTTCAATCTTCCGTCCACTTCTCTTCTCTCCCCCCAAAAGATCCCAAATCTtccaagaataagtctttatatagtcatctttaggttatcaaagtcctgCACCTTAAAGgagtctatttctcttttatttggattgaaacgggcttaaaacggcctttTCCCGAAGCTTTGATCCCTACCGcggtcctaccgcggtatgcttgttgctgcagacccgtgagctccagaaactaattccTGAAGCGGTCCTACaacggtatgcattccgctataGGACCGTGAGCTTCAGAaagcaattcctaaagcggtcctacaacGGTATGCATTCCACTGTAGGACcatgagctccagaaactaaactTTATAGCGGTCCTACAACGGTATGCATTCCACTGTAAgaccgctagccttcttctttagcctcttgctttatcattttcaacttcttgctctcgatactcttttgctttcttttaatttgatacccgaccatgcctccaagctttatttcacttccataatgcaccaaaatcactctttttgctccatgtccgctttaacacatgcttcacatctacataaccatatatagaaccaaatcaagtagaaatcatgctcattgaatgtataaatgctaagtttatagaccaaaataagtgtataaaagataCTTATCATCATTGCCACTACCAGCGTTGTTGTAATCGATCACGCCACTACCACTCGTGCTGCTGTAGCCAAACATGTCATCCCTCTTACTATCAACCATGCTGGTGGATCATCGTCATTTGTTGTGCCTTTTGTGCTTCCTTCAATCCTGCCTATGCAATATGCAAAACCATTTCTCGATATCTCCAAGATTGAACTATTTAATGGAAACAATTTAAAAAGATGACCAGAGAGGGTTCATTCAATCCTTGATGTTCACGATGTAGCATATACACTTATTAAATCCAAGCCTAACAAAGCTAATGTTGATGCCAAGCTATTGGACCATTGGATGTTTGCAAATAAGGTATGTAGACACACAATAATCAGTACATTATCTAATGAACTATTTGATATCTACCATTCCTATAAGGAAGCGAAGAAAATTTAGGATTTCATGATTGCTAAGTACACAACAAAAGATGCTGGGAAACAAAAGTTTATGATTGGAAAGTTCGATCGATAGAAAAAGGTGGATGACAAGAAAATCAAGGTACAAATCAACGAGTACCACAATCTTTTAGAAGACTTGAAAGCTGAAAATATTATGTTGCAAGAAAAATTTGTAGCTGATCTACTCATTGAAAAATTGTCCGAATCATGGAACAACTATAAGAACCAACTCAAGCACAAGCACGAACAACTGTCACTTGAAGACTTAGTTGTACACATCATCATTGAAGAAATAAATCACAAAAAGCTACAATCTGCAAGGGCAAAGGAGATGGCATCCGAGGCTAACTTAGTACAAGGTAAATCTTAAAATCCCAACAAAAAGATatgaacacaaaaataaaacaaattataagcCTAAAGAAAATAAccataatttcaagaaaaataaatgatctTGCTTTGTTTGTGGAAAACTAGGGCACCAAGCACCTTAatgtagaaagaaaatgagaaatgacAATCCTACTgaaccaaaatcaaatttggTTGAAGTAGATGTTATTATTGTCACGGTTATTTCTCAAG is from Diospyros lotus cultivar Yz01 chromosome 2, ASM1463336v1, whole genome shotgun sequence and encodes:
- the LOC127794979 gene encoding NADP-dependent malic enzyme, chloroplastic-like, with product MISLNASCFLNKSVYGVPRGLSHSQRKAQAPVQVGALSSNGRSADRNAAVLMENTLKEMRDASSAVDVDPKSNVVGGGVDDVYGEDTATEDHPVTPWTVSVASGYSLLRDPQHNKGLAFSEKERDAHYLRGLLPPVVVPHDLQVKKMMHSLRQYQVPLQRYMAMMDLQEMNEKLFYKLLIENVEELLPVVYTPTVGEACQKYGSIFRRPQGLFISLKEKGKILEVLKNWPQRKIQVIVVTDGERILGLGDLGCQGMGIPVGKLSLYAALGGIRPSACLPITIDVGTNNEKLLNDEFYIGLRRRRATGQEYAELMHEFMSAVKQNYGEKVLIQFEDFANHNAFDLLAKYGSSHLVFNDDIQGTASVVLAGLMASLKLVGGTLAEHTFLFLGAGEAGTGIAELIALEISKQTGAPLEECRKKIWLVDSKGLIVSSRLESLQHFKKPWAHEHEPVGEFVDAVKAIKPTVLIGSSGAGRTFTKEVIEAMASFNEKPVILALSNPTSQSECTAEEAYKWSQGRAIFASGSPFGPVEYDGKVYLSGQANNAYIFPGLGLGLIISGAIRVHDDMLLAASEALAAQVSQENFDKGLIYPPFTNIRKISAHIAAEVAAKAYELGLATNLPRPRDLVAHAESCMYSPKYRSYR